Proteins from a single region of Thermoanaerobacter uzonensis DSM 18761:
- a CDS encoding PTS sugar transporter subunit IIB, translating to MAIRGVILCSWGATSSALAKKVTDEAKKQGLDVIVDAGGTGEFKKKAEEYDVALLEPQVRHLKKEIESIASKYNIPVDIVDMQAFAIMDGKKILNQIIELAKKSGKEV from the coding sequence ATGGCAATAAGAGGAGTAATACTCTGCAGCTGGGGAGCGACTTCCAGTGCACTTGCTAAGAAAGTAACAGATGAAGCTAAAAAGCAAGGATTGGATGTTATAGTAGATGCTGGCGGAACAGGAGAGTTTAAAAAGAAGGCAGAGGAATATGATGTAGCGTTATTAGAACCGCAAGTAAGACATCTCAAAAAAGAAATTGAATCAATCGCTTCTAAATACAATATACCTGTTGATATAGTCGATATGCAGGCTTTCGCTATTATGGATGGCAAAAAAATATTAAATCAAATAATTGAGCTTGCTAAAAAAAGTGGAAAAGAAGTTTAA
- a CDS encoding PTS sugar transporter subunit IIC, with protein MNDRLSNNWFMKWMEESLMPVLARIAQNVYLQSIRDAFSSFALPVILTGALFLIIANPPEGINWAPIHAWARAVKPIAAQIMIPFQLTFGIMAMMVAFGTAYSLATRWDLDETMTGIISMLAFFITSFPATDVTKVAFGDVLNYLGGQGLFVAIIIGIITAIVVRFFNKSGLVIKMPEGVPPYVVRSFLALVPMFVMIVSAWIVEWIVWTNFHITLPQLVLDLFKPLVAASNSYPAALAEIILMMLLWSLGIHGMNVVSSIAYPFWMTQLAANAAAAAKGLPLPGIVTEPFFHVFTHLGGSGTTWPLTIMFLLSASAQLRTIGRAELIPAIFNINEPLIFGAPIVLNPILIIPFILAPAAVVTINYFAFAVNLVPRPLIQLPFTVPVFISGFLSSGGHWQGALLQLVNLIVTAIIYYPFFKMYEAQLLKNEKGVKDQE; from the coding sequence ATGAATGATAGGCTTTCAAACAATTGGTTTATGAAGTGGATGGAAGAATCTTTAATGCCAGTTCTTGCCCGTATAGCGCAAAATGTGTATTTGCAGTCAATTAGAGATGCATTTTCAAGCTTTGCTTTGCCTGTGATTTTGACTGGTGCGCTTTTCTTGATTATAGCAAATCCACCAGAGGGAATTAATTGGGCGCCTATACATGCATGGGCAAGAGCAGTAAAACCTATTGCAGCTCAAATCATGATACCTTTCCAACTTACTTTTGGAATAATGGCTATGATGGTAGCCTTTGGTACAGCTTATAGCCTTGCTACACGATGGGACCTCGACGAGACGATGACAGGCATTATTTCAATGTTGGCGTTTTTTATAACAAGCTTTCCTGCGACAGATGTGACAAAAGTTGCTTTTGGAGATGTACTAAATTATCTCGGCGGTCAAGGCTTGTTTGTAGCAATAATAATAGGCATAATTACGGCAATAGTTGTGAGATTCTTTAACAAAAGTGGTTTGGTAATAAAAATGCCTGAAGGTGTACCACCTTATGTGGTAAGAAGCTTCTTAGCATTAGTCCCTATGTTTGTAATGATAGTATCAGCGTGGATTGTAGAATGGATTGTATGGACAAACTTCCACATAACATTGCCACAATTGGTACTTGACTTATTTAAGCCCCTTGTTGCTGCATCAAATAGTTATCCTGCAGCTTTAGCTGAAATAATACTCATGATGCTTTTGTGGTCATTAGGAATTCACGGTATGAATGTTGTTTCTTCAATTGCTTATCCTTTCTGGATGACTCAATTAGCTGCAAATGCAGCGGCTGCAGCAAAAGGACTGCCTTTACCAGGTATTGTAACTGAACCTTTCTTCCATGTGTTTACCCACTTAGGCGGTTCAGGTACTACATGGCCTTTGACAATAATGTTTTTACTTTCTGCTTCTGCACAACTTAGGACCATTGGAAGAGCTGAGCTTATACCTGCAATATTTAATATAAACGAACCATTGATTTTTGGTGCTCCTATTGTGTTAAATCCAATACTCATTATTCCGTTTATATTAGCTCCAGCAGCTGTTGTAACAATAAATTACTTTGCTTTTGCTGTAAACTTAGTACCAAGACCTTTGATACAATTGCCTTTTACAGTTCCAGTTTTTATAAGCGGATTTTTATCTTCCGGTGGCCATTGGCAAGGAGCTTTGTTGCAGCTGGTAAATTTAATTGTAACAGCGATTATATACTATCCCTTCTTTAAAATGTATGAAGCTCAACTTTTAAAGAACGAAAAAGGAGTAAAAGACCAAGAATGA
- a CDS encoding PTS lactose/cellobiose transporter subunit IIA: protein MDLEQIIYNLVLHGGNARAEAYEALDAAERGDFEEAEKHLEKADEEFYEGHKYQNMLTQGEQSEAPNFLVIHAQDQLMTALAEKNLIKRMIELYKRVNQLEKRQK, encoded by the coding sequence ATGGACTTAGAACAAATAATATACAATTTAGTATTGCATGGAGGAAATGCAAGAGCGGAAGCTTATGAAGCATTGGATGCAGCCGAAAGAGGAGACTTTGAAGAAGCTGAGAAGCATCTTGAAAAAGCAGATGAAGAGTTTTATGAAGGGCACAAATACCAAAATATGCTGACACAAGGAGAGCAAAGTGAAGCTCCTAATTTCTTAGTAATTCACGCTCAAGACCAGCTTATGACAGCTCTTGCTGAAAAAAACTTAATAAAAAGAATGATTGAACTCTATAAAAGAGTCAATCAATTAGAAAAAAGGCAAAAATAG
- a CDS encoding YerC/YecD family TrpR-related protein has product MYESKIKDELVDQLFEAILKLKNIEECYRFFEDIATINEIKALAQRLEVAKMLRQKKTYIEIAEKTGASTATISRVNRALNYGANGYKIILDRLETESRD; this is encoded by the coding sequence ATGTATGAATCTAAAATTAAAGATGAACTTGTTGACCAGTTATTTGAGGCTATTTTAAAACTTAAAAACATAGAGGAATGTTACAGGTTTTTTGAAGATATTGCTACAATAAATGAAATAAAGGCATTAGCGCAGAGATTGGAAGTTGCAAAAATGCTTCGCCAAAAGAAGACTTACATAGAAATTGCAGAAAAGACAGGAGCAAGTACTGCTACCATAAGCAGAGTAAATAGGGCATTGAATTATGGAGCAAATGGATATAAAATTATATTAGATAGATTAGAAACAGAATCCCGGGATTAA
- the pcrA gene encoding DNA helicase PcrA, with translation MNNILGNLNDKQREAVMTTEGPLLILAGAGSGKTRVLTHRIAYLIKEKKVSPSNILAITFTNKAAEEMKTRVEDLLGYIGDLWVSTFHSACVRILRRDIDKIGYDRNFVIFDTTDQKALIQECLKELNLSEKQYPVKTVLNAISSAKDKMVTPEEYIYVFGNEYRSKKISEIYKLYQKKLKKNNALDFDDIIIKTIELFKESSEVLDFYQRKFKYIMVDEYQDTNTPQYHFVNMLAQKYRNLCVVGDDDQSIYGWRGADVKNILNFEKDYPEAKVIKLEQNYRSTKTILEAANYVIDNNIRRKKKTLWTNNEEGERIILCELENEREEAEFVIQEIINLKERENRSFRDFAILYRTNAQSRAFEEALMRVRIPYKVVGALRFYDRKEIKDIIAYLRILVNPYDDISFKRIINVPRRGIGAATIEALEATALEKDTSLFFAIDDVKVSQRTKNSLLEFKEFILELIDKKDTMTVSEIIKYILEETGYIDELEKEESEQAEGRIENLNEFLNAAYEFEESSEDKSLEAFLSGITLVSDIDLAGEIGESVVLMTLHSAKGLEFPVVFMVGMEEGVFPSFKSFTDEYELEEERRLCYVGITRSKEKLYLTYARRRNLYGKSQYSSYSRFISEIPERFLVRYHELSKPREEYRPVSSYVERETYEKAQYNLGDKVEHKIWGIGTVVKVEGEEITVAFPNLGIKKLDLKFAPIKAIS, from the coding sequence ATGAACAACATATTAGGTAACCTCAACGACAAACAAAGAGAAGCAGTTATGACTACAGAAGGACCTCTTTTGATATTAGCGGGAGCTGGAAGCGGCAAGACTCGCGTCCTAACTCATAGAATTGCTTATCTTATAAAAGAAAAAAAAGTATCCCCTTCTAACATACTGGCTATCACTTTTACAAATAAAGCGGCAGAAGAAATGAAAACAAGAGTAGAAGATTTATTAGGTTATATAGGTGATCTATGGGTATCTACTTTCCATTCTGCCTGTGTGAGAATTTTAAGGCGAGATATTGACAAAATAGGCTATGACAGAAATTTCGTCATATTTGATACTACTGACCAAAAGGCTTTAATACAGGAATGCCTTAAAGAGCTAAATTTAAGTGAAAAACAGTATCCTGTGAAAACTGTCTTAAATGCTATTTCTTCTGCAAAGGATAAAATGGTAACTCCTGAAGAGTATATTTATGTTTTTGGAAATGAGTATAGAAGTAAGAAAATAAGTGAAATATACAAATTATATCAAAAAAAGTTAAAGAAAAACAATGCCCTTGATTTTGATGACATAATTATAAAAACTATTGAACTTTTTAAGGAAAGTTCCGAAGTTTTAGACTTTTACCAGAGAAAATTTAAATACATAATGGTAGACGAATATCAAGATACAAATACTCCTCAATACCATTTTGTGAATATGTTAGCCCAGAAATACAGAAACTTATGTGTGGTTGGCGATGATGACCAAAGCATATATGGTTGGAGAGGGGCAGATGTAAAAAACATATTAAACTTTGAGAAGGATTATCCTGAGGCTAAAGTTATAAAATTAGAGCAAAACTATCGTTCTACCAAAACAATATTGGAAGCAGCCAATTATGTCATAGATAATAATATAAGAAGGAAGAAAAAGACTTTATGGACAAATAATGAAGAAGGAGAAAGGATAATTCTCTGTGAATTAGAGAATGAGAGGGAAGAGGCGGAATTTGTTATACAGGAAATAATCAACTTAAAAGAAAGAGAAAATAGAAGCTTTAGGGATTTTGCTATTTTATATAGGACAAATGCCCAGTCCCGTGCTTTTGAGGAAGCTTTGATGAGGGTGCGAATTCCTTACAAAGTGGTCGGAGCTTTAAGGTTTTACGACAGAAAAGAAATAAAAGACATTATTGCCTATTTGCGTATACTTGTAAATCCTTATGATGACATATCTTTTAAAAGGATAATAAATGTTCCAAGAAGAGGTATTGGGGCTGCAACCATTGAAGCATTAGAGGCTACAGCTTTGGAGAAAGACACCAGTCTTTTTTTCGCAATAGATGATGTAAAAGTAAGCCAAAGGACTAAAAATAGCCTTTTAGAATTTAAGGAGTTTATTTTAGAATTAATTGATAAAAAAGATACAATGACTGTCAGTGAAATAATTAAATACATTTTAGAAGAGACTGGATATATAGATGAGTTAGAAAAAGAAGAATCAGAGCAAGCAGAGGGAAGAATAGAAAACCTAAATGAGTTTTTAAATGCGGCTTATGAATTTGAAGAGTCTTCAGAGGACAAATCTTTAGAAGCATTTTTGTCCGGCATAACATTGGTTTCTGATATTGACTTGGCTGGAGAAATTGGAGAAAGCGTTGTTCTCATGACTTTACATTCTGCAAAAGGATTAGAGTTTCCAGTAGTCTTTATGGTAGGTATGGAAGAAGGGGTATTTCCTTCTTTTAAGTCATTTACAGATGAATATGAATTAGAAGAGGAAAGACGGCTTTGTTATGTTGGCATTACGAGGTCTAAAGAAAAACTTTATTTGACCTATGCGAGGAGGAGGAATTTATACGGCAAATCTCAGTACAGCTCCTATTCCCGTTTTATAAGCGAAATACCTGAGAGGTTTTTAGTAAGATACCATGAGTTATCAAAGCCAAGAGAAGAGTATAGGCCTGTATCTAGCTATGTAGAAAGGGAAACTTATGAAAAGGCTCAATATAATTTAGGAGATAAAGTGGAGCATAAAATATGGGGGATAGGTACTGTAGTAAAAGTAGAAGGAGAAGAGATTACAGTTGCCTTTCCAAATCTGGGTATAAAAAAGTTAGACTTAAAATTTGCTCCTATTAAAGCTATTTCTTAA
- the ligA gene encoding NAD-dependent DNA ligase LigA, with the protein MEPKERIKELREKINYHNYRYYVLDQPEISDYEYDMLMRELIELEEKYPELKTPDSPSQRIGGEPLKEFQPFTHVVPMLSLANAFSEGELRDFDRRVKEVVGDVEYVVELKIDGLSVELIYENGIFTVGSTRGDGIVGENVTQNLKTIKSIPLRLKDDVSLVVRGEVFMPRTSFEKLNEEREKLGESLFANPRNAAAGSLRQLDPKVTAKRDLDIFIFNLQKIEGKKFKTHIETLEFLKEQGFKVIPIHKKCSNIDEVIKEIEEIRNLRDKLPYDIDGAVVKVNDLEKREILGQTAKDPRWAIAFKYPAERKKTKVLDIIVQVGRTGALTPTAILEPVTISGSVVSRATLHNEDYIKEKDIRIGDTVIVQKAGEIIPEVVEVVKEERTGQEREFVMPDRCPECGALAVRLPGEAIRRCTGLNCPAQLLRGIIHFASKDAMDIEGLGPAIINQLLSKGLIHNIADLYYLKYEDLIQLERMGNKSVKNLLNAIEESKTRDLDRLLFGLGIDLIGSKAAQVIAEHFKTMDNIVKAKFEDFTQLPDIGPKMARSIVTFFAEKQNLEIIEKLKNAGVNMKKLSKGKVSNIFEGKTFVLTGALENYTREEATRMIEERGGKVTNSVSKKTDYVLVGKDPGSKLKKAQELGIKIIDEKQFEEMLKGENI; encoded by the coding sequence ATGGAGCCAAAAGAAAGGATAAAGGAATTGAGAGAAAAAATAAATTATCACAATTATAGATATTACGTTTTGGACCAACCAGAGATTTCAGACTATGAGTACGACATGCTGATGAGAGAACTTATAGAATTAGAAGAAAAATATCCAGAGCTTAAAACTCCAGACTCTCCATCCCAAAGGATAGGAGGGGAACCTTTAAAAGAATTTCAGCCTTTTACCCATGTAGTTCCAATGTTAAGTTTGGCTAATGCTTTTTCTGAAGGGGAACTTAGAGACTTTGACAGAAGAGTAAAAGAGGTAGTGGGGGATGTGGAGTACGTAGTAGAATTAAAAATTGATGGCTTATCTGTGGAACTAATTTATGAAAATGGCATATTTACTGTAGGTTCTACAAGAGGAGACGGGATCGTAGGAGAAAATGTCACACAAAATTTAAAGACTATAAAGTCAATTCCTTTAAGGCTTAAGGATGATGTGAGCCTTGTTGTAAGAGGAGAAGTCTTCATGCCCCGCACTTCTTTTGAAAAATTAAATGAGGAGAGAGAAAAATTAGGGGAAAGCCTTTTTGCTAATCCAAGAAATGCTGCAGCAGGTTCTTTAAGGCAATTAGATCCTAAAGTGACGGCGAAAAGAGATTTAGACATTTTTATTTTTAACCTTCAGAAGATTGAGGGTAAAAAATTTAAAACTCACATAGAGACATTAGAATTTTTGAAAGAACAAGGATTTAAAGTAATACCAATTCATAAAAAATGTAGCAATATAGATGAAGTAATAAAAGAAATAGAAGAGATAAGAAACTTACGAGATAAGCTGCCTTATGACATTGATGGAGCGGTTGTAAAAGTAAATGACCTTGAAAAGAGAGAAATTTTAGGACAGACTGCCAAAGACCCCAGGTGGGCTATTGCTTTTAAATATCCTGCAGAGAGGAAAAAGACAAAAGTCTTGGATATAATAGTTCAAGTAGGAAGAACTGGAGCTCTTACACCTACAGCTATATTAGAGCCTGTAACTATTTCAGGTTCAGTTGTGAGCCGAGCTACACTTCATAATGAAGATTACATAAAAGAGAAAGACATAAGGATAGGAGATACGGTAATAGTTCAAAAAGCGGGAGAAATCATTCCCGAAGTAGTGGAAGTGGTAAAAGAAGAGAGGACTGGACAAGAAAGAGAGTTTGTAATGCCAGATAGATGCCCTGAATGTGGTGCTTTAGCTGTGAGGCTTCCGGGGGAGGCTATAAGGCGTTGCACAGGTCTAAATTGTCCTGCACAGCTTCTAAGAGGCATTATCCACTTTGCTTCAAAAGATGCAATGGATATAGAAGGATTGGGGCCAGCTATAATAAATCAGCTTTTGTCAAAAGGTCTAATTCACAACATAGCAGATTTGTACTATCTTAAATACGAAGATTTAATACAATTAGAAAGAATGGGGAACAAATCTGTTAAAAATTTATTAAATGCTATTGAAGAAAGCAAAACAAGAGATTTAGATAGATTGCTCTTTGGCTTGGGTATAGATTTAATAGGCAGTAAAGCTGCCCAAGTGATTGCTGAGCATTTTAAGACAATGGACAATATCGTGAAGGCAAAATTTGAAGACTTTACACAGTTGCCTGACATAGGACCTAAGATGGCAAGAAGCATAGTTACCTTTTTTGCCGAAAAACAAAATTTAGAGATAATTGAAAAACTTAAAAATGCTGGAGTAAACATGAAAAAGCTTTCAAAAGGAAAAGTAAGCAACATATTTGAAGGTAAAACTTTCGTTTTGACAGGAGCGTTGGAAAATTACACGAGAGAAGAAGCTACCAGAATGATTGAAGAAAGAGGTGGAAAAGTTACAAATTCAGTAAGTAAAAAAACAGACTATGTATTAGTAGGTAAAGATCCTGGTTCTAAACTTAAAAAAGCCCAAGAATTAGGAATAAAGATAATTGATGAAAAGCAATTTGAAGAAATGCTAAAAGGTGAAAATATTTAA
- the gatC gene encoding Asp-tRNA(Asn)/Glu-tRNA(Gln) amidotransferase subunit GatC, which produces MAISRSEVEHVAKLARLKFSQEEIEEFTVQLSKIIDYVNKLNELDTENVEPTAHIVPIHNVFREDEAKPSMDRDKILMNAPYKENGCFKVPKIIE; this is translated from the coding sequence ATGGCTATTAGTAGGAGCGAAGTTGAGCATGTGGCTAAACTGGCCCGCCTCAAATTTTCGCAAGAGGAAATAGAAGAGTTTACAGTGCAACTGAGTAAAATTATCGACTATGTAAACAAATTAAACGAATTGGACACTGAAAATGTAGAGCCTACAGCTCATATAGTGCCAATCCATAATGTATTTAGAGAAGACGAAGCAAAGCCTTCAATGGACAGAGACAAAATATTGATGAATGCACCTTATAAAGAGAACGGCTGTTTTAAAGTGCCAAAGATTATAGAATGA
- the gatA gene encoding Asp-tRNA(Asn)/Glu-tRNA(Gln) amidotransferase subunit GatA, whose amino-acid sequence MELYSLTIHELRELLKKREISALEVTKSYLERIKEVEPKIDALVTITEDFALQKAKEADEKIKKGEGTALTGIPVIIKDNISTEGIKTTCSSKMLENYIPPYNATVVEKLLEEGVIILGKSNLDEFAMGSSTENSAFKTTKNPWDLSRVPGGSSGGSAAAIAADEAAFALGSDTGGSIRQPASLCGVVGMKPTYGLVSRYGLVAFASSLDQIGPFTKDVTDCAIVLNTIIGHDPKDSTSLKIDKPDYTSYLKEDIKGLRIGVAKEFFGEGIEEGVKETVQESIKVLQDLGAEIIDISIPYVEYALPAYYIIASAEASSNLARYDGIRYGHIAEKYEDLIDMYMVTRSEGFGKEVKRRIMLGTYALSSGYYDAYYKKALKVRTLIKNDFEKAFEKCDVIIGPTSPTVAFKIGERANDPLAMYLADIYTVSVNIAGLPGISIPCGLSDGLPVGLQIIGRHFDEGKILNVAYAFEQANKFNAKPQAIGGAR is encoded by the coding sequence ATGGAATTATATAGTTTGACAATTCACGAACTTAGAGAACTTCTCAAAAAGAGAGAAATCAGCGCTTTGGAAGTGACAAAATCCTATCTTGAAAGAATAAAAGAAGTAGAACCTAAAATAGATGCTCTTGTTACAATTACAGAGGATTTTGCCTTGCAAAAAGCAAAAGAGGCAGATGAGAAAATCAAAAAGGGAGAGGGCACGGCCCTTACAGGCATTCCTGTCATAATAAAGGACAACATTTCTACTGAGGGAATAAAAACCACTTGTTCTTCTAAGATGCTAGAAAACTATATTCCTCCCTATAATGCTACAGTAGTGGAAAAATTACTAGAAGAAGGAGTGATAATTTTAGGAAAATCTAATTTAGACGAATTTGCAATGGGGTCTTCTACAGAAAATTCCGCTTTTAAAACTACAAAAAATCCTTGGGACTTATCCCGTGTTCCAGGAGGGTCTTCTGGTGGTTCTGCAGCAGCTATAGCGGCAGACGAGGCGGCTTTTGCTTTGGGTTCAGATACAGGTGGTTCTATAAGACAACCAGCTTCTTTATGCGGTGTAGTAGGGATGAAACCTACTTATGGATTGGTGTCAAGATATGGCCTTGTAGCTTTTGCCTCTTCCCTTGACCAGATTGGGCCCTTTACAAAAGATGTTACAGACTGTGCGATTGTATTAAATACAATTATAGGGCATGACCCAAAAGACTCTACTTCTTTAAAAATAGACAAGCCTGATTACACTTCTTATCTCAAAGAAGACATTAAGGGTTTGAGGATAGGAGTGGCTAAAGAATTTTTTGGCGAGGGAATAGAAGAAGGGGTAAAAGAAACTGTACAAGAATCCATAAAAGTTTTACAGGATTTAGGAGCAGAAATCATAGATATATCTATTCCTTATGTAGAATATGCTCTTCCAGCTTATTATATAATCGCTTCAGCAGAGGCTAGTTCCAACCTTGCACGGTATGATGGCATAAGATACGGCCATATTGCAGAAAAATATGAAGATTTGATTGACATGTACATGGTTACGAGAAGCGAAGGATTTGGCAAAGAAGTAAAGAGAAGGATAATGCTAGGGACTTATGCTTTAAGCTCTGGTTATTATGATGCTTATTACAAAAAAGCATTAAAGGTCAGAACTCTCATTAAAAATGACTTTGAAAAAGCTTTTGAAAAATGCGATGTAATAATAGGTCCAACAAGTCCTACTGTAGCTTTTAAAATTGGAGAAAGGGCAAACGACCCGTTAGCCATGTACTTAGCAGATATATACACTGTATCGGTTAACATAGCGGGGCTCCCTGGCATATCCATACCTTGTGGTCTTTCAGATGGCTTACCTGTTGGACTTCAGATAATTGGCAGACATTTTGACGAAGGGAAAATATTAAATGTCGCTTATGCCTTTGAACAAGCTAACAAATTTAATGCTAAACCACAGGCCATAGGAGGTGCAAGATAA
- the gatB gene encoding Asp-tRNA(Asn)/Glu-tRNA(Gln) amidotransferase subunit GatB, translated as MKYEAVIGLEVHAELLTESKIFCSCTTKFGGEPNTHVCPVCLGLPGTLPVLNKKVVEYAVRAGLALNCTIANFSKMDRKNYFYPDLPKAYQISQYDLPLCSNGYVEIEVDGKVKKIGIKRIHIEEDAGKLLHENTDGSLVDYNRAGVPLIEIVSEPDMSTPEEAYQYLTKLKSILEYTEVSDCKMQEGSLRVDTNVSVRPVGSTELGTKIELKNLNSFKAVQKALEYEIKRQIKVLEEGGTIVQETRRWNESKGITEPMRTKEEAHDYRYFPEPDLVPIIVTDEWKEEIRKSLPEMPHHKRERFIAEYGLPEYDAKIITSSKKMADFFEKCVLEYDSPKTVSNWLMGEFSRLMNETGKEIDEVPVTPQMLVKLLKLIDNGVISGSIAKTVFEEMFGTGKEPEVIVEEKGLKQIANENELREIIKKVIAENPKSVEDYKNGKEKAMGFLVGQVMKATKGKANPQLTNQILKEELSK; from the coding sequence ATGAAGTACGAAGCAGTGATTGGCTTAGAGGTCCATGCCGAACTTTTGACAGAGAGCAAAATCTTTTGTAGTTGTACTACCAAATTTGGCGGTGAACCTAATACCCACGTATGTCCGGTATGTCTTGGACTTCCCGGCACTTTACCAGTTTTAAATAAAAAAGTTGTAGAATATGCTGTAAGAGCGGGACTTGCTTTAAACTGCACAATTGCAAACTTCAGCAAGATGGACAGAAAAAACTACTTTTATCCTGACTTACCCAAAGCTTATCAGATTTCTCAATATGACCTTCCCTTGTGCAGCAACGGGTATGTAGAAATTGAAGTAGATGGTAAGGTGAAGAAAATAGGAATAAAGAGGATACACATTGAAGAAGATGCTGGAAAGTTGCTACATGAAAATACAGATGGTTCTTTAGTAGATTACAACCGTGCAGGAGTGCCTCTCATTGAAATAGTTTCTGAACCAGATATGTCTACACCTGAAGAAGCTTATCAATACTTAACAAAATTAAAGAGCATTTTAGAGTATACCGAAGTTTCTGACTGCAAAATGCAGGAAGGTTCTTTAAGAGTTGATACAAATGTGTCTGTGAGGCCTGTGGGAAGTACTGAATTAGGGACAAAAATAGAGCTTAAAAATTTAAACTCTTTTAAAGCCGTTCAAAAGGCGTTGGAATATGAAATAAAAAGACAGATAAAAGTCTTAGAAGAAGGCGGAACAATAGTACAAGAGACAAGAAGATGGAATGAATCGAAAGGAATTACTGAGCCTATGAGGACAAAAGAGGAAGCTCATGACTACAGATATTTCCCTGAACCAGATTTAGTTCCAATAATTGTAACAGATGAGTGGAAAGAAGAGATTAGAAAGTCTTTGCCTGAAATGCCACACCACAAAAGAGAAAGATTTATTGCTGAGTACGGTTTGCCTGAATATGATGCTAAAATTATAACTTCTTCAAAGAAAATGGCCGACTTTTTTGAAAAGTGCGTTCTCGAATATGATTCTCCAAAGACTGTAAGCAATTGGCTTATGGGAGAATTTTCTCGCCTCATGAATGAGACAGGAAAAGAAATAGACGAAGTACCAGTAACACCGCAAATGTTAGTAAAGTTGCTTAAATTGATTGATAATGGCGTGATAAGCGGATCCATTGCTAAAACTGTTTTTGAAGAGATGTTTGGTACAGGAAAAGAGCCGGAGGTAATAGTAGAAGAAAAAGGATTGAAACAGATAGCTAATGAGAATGAATTAAGAGAAATTATCAAAAAAGTTATAGCAGAAAATCCTAAATCAGTAGAGGATTACAAAAACGGCAAAGAGAAAGCAATGGGATTTTTAGTAGGGCAAGTTATGAAGGCGACAAAAGGAAAAGCAAATCCTCAGCTTACTAATCAAATCTTAAAAGAAGAATTGTCAAAGTAA